The following is a genomic window from Calditrichota bacterium.
GATTCCGATGGAGGCCAATCGGTTGGATTCAATCAATTTCCATTCCATTTGCTTTTCTTTAATTTCCAATTGCTTAACCCGGCTGACATCCACCAGAATAAACAGTTCGTGATCGGTATTTTCATACGAGAATTTGGAATAATACACCAAAACCGGCAAATCCTTTGTATCGAGAAATAATGTTCCTTCCACTGGAAAACGATCGTACGTTTCGCTTATGTTGAGCAACGGGTACATTCGTCCCTGCAGATTCTTAAACATCAGAGCATTCAGGGAATCTATTCTGTCTTCTATTTTCAAGCCCAGTATTTTCGTTGCATTTGTATTTACAAAAATAATTTTGTGGTTTTGTGCCACAAAAATCATATTGGGTGAGTGATTTAGGAATTGAAAATAGCGTTCTTCAGAGATTCTGAGTTGGTCGAGCGTTTTTTGAATCTGTTGATTTTTTTTCTCAATCTCCTCAATATAACCCCGTGCTTCCTGCGCCAAAATCCCATATTCATCCCGGCGGTTTCTGAAATCGCTTAGGGAAGGGAGTATCCCATTCTTTTGATACGAACCAAGCGCTGTAACCAGGGAACGAAGGGGTCTGGAAAAATAGGCTGCAATAAGTTCACTAATCAAAAAGATAATCAGGAGATTCAGGGCAATAAAAAGACCCATGAATCCGGGTTTAGGCTGGAATCCCTTGAGGATCGGCGAGAGATTCTCTTCCTCAACAATCCCGAATTGCCCGGATTCCAGTGGTTCTTGAAAAATGAACGTCCTGTTTTTTCTATCCAGAATTTCAAATGGGCGAACACCCGCGGCCGTAAACATTTTCAAAACCATTTCCCGATCCAGATTCTTAAATGGTCCGATAGTCGAAATTTTTCGGCCCACTTTTTCGGCGTCACCCGTAAAAAGAATTGTTCCTTCCCGATTGACAAAATAATAATGAATCATTCTTTTTTCACTTGGATAATTCAGAACGGAATTAAAAATGTAGGGGATATCCACCTCCAACAGGACGCGAATAGGAGTTTGTTTCTTGTCTAATCTTGTTATGCGAGATAAAATAAGAATACTTTTTTGAGAACTTAGCTGATTGGGCAATGAACGCAAGATTTCCCGGTTAGGCGTCAAGTTTGAAAACAGCAGGCGCAAAGAATCCCCTGAAAAGGGTGCAGAACGGGTACTGTCCGGAATCTGAAAAAGAATCGTGCCGGTATTGTCAACCACAAAGACCCTTTTAATTTCAGGAAAAATGTCATATTTATTGGAAAGATAGTCTTTCCAGCGGGAAATATCAGGAATGGATCGCGCAATTTGATTGGCCATTCTCTCAAAATGGGAAAACGTATTGGAAAGAGCGCGGGCCTTACCTTTTCCATCTTCTATGGCAATTTGTTCATATTCGTTTACAATTTGTTTTTCCGAATGAAAATGGATCATATAAATAACGGTAATCATTGAAATAGTGACTGTCAGGAAGATCGCCCAAAATATTTTTGTCCGGATTCTTATATTCTGAAACATTATTTGCTTGCTCCCACTAAATCAAAGAAATAAGTGTACTATCAGGGTTCGGATATAAACTGCCGTAAACACTGCGGATTAGTATGGCGTTTGAAAAACCGACTTTCGGGGCATTTGCAAATCCCTATTCTGCCGGATGCACACGCACTTCACTTTTTCAACTGACCTAAGGTTAATAAGTTTCGGGGAAATTTGCTATTGTTAATAAAAACAGCATGAAGCAGAAAACAGATCATGCCAAAAACGCCAGTCACGGCAGCAGATTTTTCAGAAAACGGGACATGCGGGGCTCTACTCACTTAAATTATGCAGAAAAAAGCAGAAAGTCCTTTCGGATCAAACGCATTGACTGCCTCCGTATATCCGGTTCCCGCACAACGTTTTAGGAAGCCCGTTGTGTCCCTTTCTCTATCCGGTTCCAATTGGTTTGGACAAAATGCACCAATTCGGCAGCCAGTGATTTCGGGCAGCCGATCGTTCCGGCGGGCAGGTGTGCATCTTTCTGATTGTACCGAATGGGCCGGCCATCTGGAAGCAAAAATACCCCGCCTGCCTCGCGAATCAGAATATCTCCGGCACACACATCCCATTCGTACTGCGGGTGGAAACTGATTACCGCATCCCCCCTGCCCTGTGCAACGGCAGCCATTTTGTAGGCGATACTGCCCAATGGGACAAAATTCGCAAAATGGTTGCGGAGCCAGTCCAATTTGCCTTTTTGGGTATAGGTCCGACTGACCAGCAACCTGATATCGCGTGCTGAAGAAATGGAGTTGACCTGAATTTTCTTTCCATTGAGCAGGGCCCCTTTTCCCTTAACCGCTGTAAACAGCTCCTCCGTTATGGGATTCAGGATAACACCCAAAACCGGTTCCCCCTTTCTGACCAATCCAATAGAGATCGCAAATTCGGGAATGTGCTTCACAAATTCGCGTGTGCCATCCATGGGGTCGACAATCCAGACCCACTCTTTGGTGAGCCGCTCCTCGGAATCCAGGGTTTCTTCCGAAAGCCAGCCATCATCAGGAAAAATATTCAGCAGGATGTCCTTGATTTTCCTGTCAGATTCCCGATCAGCCAATGTAACCGGGTCATCGGCCTCCTTGTCCTTGTAAGCAACCGTAAAATCGCCCTCATAAATTCTCCGAATGATTGTTCCTGCCTGCCTTGCGGCGGAAAGTGCGGCTTCTAAACGCATGTCCAAATTCATTTAATGGATTCCTTAAATTCCTGGGTTGTGTTGTCAATTGTTTCATCGAGGATTATTCACTTGTTATCGAGGGTGAACCCGACTGTGTTTTTGGAGAATAAGTATTGGAATATACGGAATATTCACTGAAGTGTCAAGGCCAAACCTTTTGGCCCACGGAACTTTTAGAAATACCGTTCAAAGTTCACTATGAAGCGGTTTATTTTTACCCTGCGAGGGCCAATTTTCCAGGTCTGGCGGTGATAAGATAACTGCAATTTCATCACCCTCCAGGACCACTGAGCAAAACTGGCCAAATCGAGTATAAACTGGTCATACCCGGCGGAATCTTGCCGAAGGCGCAGTTCGCCGTAAACTTTCACTGAAAACAGGTTGGTGGGATACCACCGGATCTCGGGACGAGCGCTGTAGATATTGATATTTCTATTGACATGACTGTAATCAAACAGGGAAAAAGTGAGTTTCGATGAAACGGTCAAAACTTGATTCAGTTGTAAAAAAGAAACATTGCGCGTTTCCAGCAGCCGATAGGCCACCAGATTGGATTCCCGAATGATCCGTTCAATAAAAAGTGATGTGCCCCAGGTATTTCCACGCCGGGTTAATTTGAGGCCAATTGTTTTGATAAGCATATTTTGAAGAAGGGCTCTCTTTTCCGCTGACCCTCTCAATAAGTCCTGATAATGGTGGTTGATCCGATAGTAAAACGATATCCATTTAAAGTGAACGCCCATATTGAAAATAGTGGTATTTGTTGAATATTTCATGGAGGGCAAGGTTCGAAACTGGTAATCAACCAATATTCTTTGATTCTCCTGTATTCGTCCCAAGGGGTTGCGGTAAATCTCAACCAAATCATCAACCGTGCGAATAATGTAATCCTTATCTTCACCTTCTTCGTAGATTATGCTGCCCTGCTCATTATAAACAACAATTGTTGAAACAATAATATTTCTTTCATTAAAGAATACCGGAAAATCCCCTATAAAAACGTGCTGTTCCCGTACAACGGTTTGTATGATATTTTTTAGATTCCGATCTTCCACCGAGTAGGCGCGATTATACACAATACGCAAATTTCCTGAAAATGGAATATGCTTGTTATAATTGATTCCCCCATTAAACGCCCGGGATGATTCCCTGCCGTCCGTCAATTTGGCAGAGGTTCCCCCTGCACCAATCGTCGTGTTCAGGCTGGAATAGAGTTGGTGGTTCAGGGCAAAAAATGCTGATTGCAATAAGGATGAATAATTTTTGAGACGGATATTGGAAATACTATAACGATACTGACTGGAAAAACCGTGTTTGTGTTTTAGTTGTATCGTTTGAAATGTCCTTATATTCTCATAATTCCGAAGCCCCCGCCGGCGATAAAACCGAACCCCGCCGTTCCAGGTTTGTGATGAATCATGACCAAAATAACGGATAAAATTTATGTGGGCATTATGGGATGTAAAACTCCGATCGGCATAAATGCGGTCCTTGATGTCCAACAAGTTGTAGCTGAGACTGATATTCGATTTTTCTCCCCTTTGACCCTCATATTGAAGAGTGCGCCGGAGTTGATGAAGCTGGGTGGACCAGTCTATCCTCGACCATTTTTCACGCATTTCTTCCGCACCCACGATAAGCGTAGAAGGCATGAATTTTTTATTTATGATTGTAGTCGCTTGATAGCGGTTAATATTGTAGGACGTTCGACCGCCGTAATCCGTATCGGTGACATTTTTGAGCTTGCTGAAAACGAACGAAGTGGGATAAGCACTTCTGCTAAAAAACAAACCTGAAAGATAGTTGTTAAAGAACCTGGCTTTGGAGTACTGCTTAAAATCCCTATAAACATAATGTTCCTGCGAAAGACTTAAATTGCCAATCCATTGAAATGAAAAAACGGCCGGATTGATAACAAATCCCTTGTTACGTAAGTCGAAAACCTCTCTGTAATAGGGTCTTTTCGAATATTGAGGTTCTATCCTTCGTTCCGTTCTGTATTGAAGCCGCAGGGTACCCGTAAATCGATTTAAATGAAATAGTGCAACCTGTTGAGCAAACAGAGACGAATACACACCCAAACTTAGAATTGAAAATAGAACGGAACCAATTATTTTTTTACTGGATAGTCCGCCCATAATCGCTACCTTAAAAAATATTGATTATCTGAATTATGCGGATTATGACACATGGTACAGGGCTCTTTTCCAATAACTTTGTGTTCCGAATCCATTATTTCCGATTGATCATGGCATTTGAAACAAAGGGACTGGCCTGTTTCCAATACCAGATGCTTGTTTTTTGATCCGTGCGGATTGTGACACTCCAGACACTCTCCATCTTCAACGGGCGGGTGTACATATTTCGCATCCAGCTTGTCATCATGACACATTAGGCAGAGGCTATCCGGAGACGCAATGAGGTGATAAGACTGGCTCACATTATGGCAGGCATCACAGCGATTGTCGCCCGTTTGGGGATGATAATAGAACACCGGCTGTGCCACGGATAGGCTTTCGGCAGCGGCCGTTTTAGACGATACTCCCGATTGACTGTTGCCATTTTTCCCTTGCAGATTTTGTGTTTGTTTTAAGGGCGGAACCCCGTCAAAAAAAAAGCTCAAAATGCGATGTCTGGCAATAGGGGTACACTGGAACAGAAATAAACTACCGGACAACAAAATAAAAATCAGCCCCGTCGAATATCTGAATTGTGGGAAAAAACGCTTCATTGTCAATTACCTATCCCGGCAAATCTTCTAACTACACACATTATGTTCCGTTTTGATAGAGATAAAAGAAACTTGGAATCAAAATTAAGATCGTCCTCCCTGTTTGACAACCTCACTCAGAAGCCTATTCTCAATTTACGGATTGACGATATGTATTTTCGCTTTTGCTCTAAGCTGTTTCAGCAGATTCTCCCTGCGTTCTTCAATCCGCTTTTGAAGCAATTTTTGTTTTAATTCCTTTTGATCTATTTCGTCAAAGGCTAACTGTTTGCCCGGTTTTCGGCCAACCAACTTAATAATGTGATACCCGTAAATCGTACGAATGGGCTGGCTTACTTGCCCAATTTTCATTTTTTGAGCAACCTGATCCAGTTCCGGAAGCAGTTGTCCGACATGAACCCAACCTATATCCCCTCCCCGGGCACGGCTTGTGGAATCACTTGAAAATTCTTTCACGACCTTGGAAAATTTTTCACCTGCCAGCAGTTTCTTATACGCCTTTTGAGCCCGTTTCAATCCCGCTTTCCAGCCCGCTTCCATAGAGCCGGGATCGACCGATATGAGGACATGTAATACCTTCAAACGCGCGGGTACAAAAAACTTTTTCTTATGTTCCTGATAATATCTGCGTACATCTTTATCGGTTACCGAAACCTGATCCATTATCTCCAATTTCTGTACTTGATTAATCAACAGGCGCCGTTTTAATTTATTAATCCATTCTTTGTAGCTGAGACCAGTTTTTGCCAATTGCTCACGAAAAGCCTTTTGGGTCGGATAAGCACTTTTCATATAGTTGATATGCTTATTTAATTCCACTTCATCGGCTTTTAGCTTGAGCCTCTTTGCTTCCTGATATAACAATTCATCATCAATCAATTGGTTAAGGACCTGATGCTGGATTTCCTGATATTTCTGTTTGGATATCACCTTATGAACAGAAATTAAAGGCAGTTTTTGATTGATTCCCTCCAATAAATCACGGTTTGTGATTTTTACTCCATTAACCGTGGCCACCACTTTTTTCTTGGCCTGTGCGTTGACCAGGGAAAGAATAAAAAACAAAACAATCCCGCATAGAATGATAAAGGACTTTAATTTTTGTCTTTGCATCTGCTAATTCCTCTTAAAAATTGAAAGGGGTGAGGTAACGCCTCACCCCTCTAATACTTTCGCTCCGGTTGGATGTCTGTTCAAGGGATAATGTTCAACAAAAATACAACTCGTTTTCAAACGCAATAAATGCCACAGAAACGGAATTAGATATTGTGACACGTTAAACATAATGCGCTGTTGCTATTACTTACTCTCAAGAATGGACGATTTGTTTCGTCATGCGGATTATGACATGTTGCACATTCCACCTGATCATGATTCGATCCATACAGGGGCAAATTTCCAACTTTCCCATTAGAGGCCGGATTAAATTTCGGATCGACACTCGGATCGTATGTAATCGAAATCGGGTGATCGTTCCTTAAATCCGTACCAATATTTGTCCCTTCAAAATTCAAACCCGCCACATGATTTGAACGGGTATGACAATTCTGTGAACAGGAATTAATCGTTGTTCCTGAAGGAGAATCATTACTCGCAACAGGAACATTAATCACCTGATCCAATCCAATGGTATTATCATGGCAAGACAGACATGCCAGAGAAACGCCTTGCGGTGAGCTGGCAATCGTCATATCAATCGATGGACTGCTGTACATGGTGTACGGTCCAGCCGGAGCACTACGGTTCCATAAAGGCGCCTCAATTGCCGTATTGTTATTATGGGGGGTGTGGCAATATACGCAAATGCCACCCCAGTCCGTAAGACCCATACCGTTTTTTGTAGCCTTGCGCAAATTATGCGGAGTATCCGCAACTTTGTTCCCGAATTGGGCGTAACTAGTCCCTTGCCATGTAAATGCAAACGCAAGGATAAGGGCGCCAAACAGAACAAAAAATTTCTTCATTTCTTCACCTCCCTTTGGTAGAATTTATCGTGGAATTATTATAAGTGTCCATCAATATTACTCCTTTGATCCCTTGTTGGATAAATATTGATAGACCTGTACCCTATGATTAAGCTGATCAACAACATAAATCCGCTGGCGACTGTCGATACAGAGGCCTGCAGGAAGTCGAAGATCAGCCATACCGGAGCCGAAATTACCGAAAGCAAGCAGAATTTTACCATCCTGGTCAAATATCTGCACATTATTAAAAGCAGCGTCAGCTACATAAATATGGCCTTCGCTATCCAGCCCAATTCCTTTTGGCCGGGAAAATGTTCCTGGAGTGTTTCCGATCTGACCGAAACTCTTGATAAATTTTCCATTCGGATCAAAGATCTGAACGCGAAAATTCATCGTATCGACCACATAAATGTTCCCATGCGGCCCAATTGCAATATTTGTCGGGAACCGAAATTCACCCTTTTCACTGCTTCTGTTCCAGACTTCATCCAGGCTTCCTTTTGGAACATTCTTGAATTTCTCACCCTTTTTGCCAATAACAAATAATAGTTTCCCATTTCGGCGGTCAAATGCCTTTACCTGATGGGCCCAGGTGTCAACCACATAAATATAGCCGAGTTTTGAATTGACCACAATTCCGGATGGACGGTCTAATATATTCTGGCCTCCAAATGCCGTTAGAAACGCTCCGGTGGGATCATAAACAATCACGCGTTTCCCATCCGCATCGGTAACATAAATATTTCCCTTATTATCAGAGGTCACGCCAAGCGGATTCAACAGCATGCCGATACCGCTTCTTCCCAAAAACGTTAACTTTTTATTCTTAAAATCAAACATCAGAACTTTGTGCCAGCCCGTATCCACAACCAGAAGACGCCCCCACTTGTCCACATTTACTGAAAAGGGCTTTTTCAAAGCAATTAAGCGGGGTCTGCCAAATATGGCTTCAAAGATTTTTCTTGCAAGCGACCGCTCCCGTTGTCCCAGAGCCAATTCAGAATGAATGCTTCGGACAAAACGGATCCTCGGCTGATCAGGAGGAAGGGGCCAGACAAAATCGGCCGGATTTTTCTCGGTTGCCGGACGAGTCCCTGCACATCCCATCATGAACATGCCTATTGTTAAAATGGCCAACATAAAAAGCGTTAAACGCCGGGTTATTCTATTTGGCATCAGCTTCACCACACGTCAATCCTCGTATTTCCAGTCCCATAATTCTCGAATAAAAATAGAAAAATAATAGTAATAATTCTCATTTATTACCGCTTTATTGCAAAATTAATGCCAACAGACGGTATATTCCCTGCCGCTGTGTGTTCGTTAAGGAAGGGGGTTGATATTGTTATACTTGATGAATTTATCCGGGGGATTACGGGTCGCAATTGAATGGGAATTGAAACGAATGGCCATCAAATGTGCGTTTCCACACAAAACACTGTTCATATTCGCACACTATTCTTGGCAAAAACGCAGATTAGTTGAAGATAAAAAGCAAGGGTGAAAAAAAGCGATCCTTTTTGATCTTATGGAATGATGTTTCTCGGAGGATTTTAATAAGTTCATCAATATTAAAAGGCTTTGGCAAAAAACAGAGAATTCCGTCTGCTTCCATGCTCTTACGCAACTCAGGAGAGCCAAATGCTGAAATCAGCATGGTTTTTACGTTTGGCTGACACTGTTTAACCTCCCGCAGGACCTCTAATCCATTGAGCCCCGGCAGCCGAAAATCCGTAATAACCCAGTCAAACGTATATTTGGACAACCAGGCAAACGCTTTCTCTCCACTATCTTCAGCAATCACCTCAAACCCTTCCCGGGTGAGAGATCTTTTGAGAGACCACAGTAATAATTTTTCGTCTTCAATGAGTAAAATTTTCATTTTAAAATGGCTTTTTTTTGCAATATACGTGCAAGAAATATGCCATTTCACAACAAGTTAAATTTTACCATTTTTCGTCGAAGGGCATCCCGGCTGATTCCAAGCAATTTTGCCGCTTTTACCTGATTTCCTTCCG
Proteins encoded in this region:
- a CDS encoding cytochrome c3 family protein yields the protein MKKFFVLFGALILAFAFTWQGTSYAQFGNKVADTPHNLRKATKNGMGLTDWGGICVYCHTPHNNNTAIEAPLWNRSAPAGPYTMYSSPSIDMTIASSPQGVSLACLSCHDNTIGLDQVINVPVASNDSPSGTTINSCSQNCHTRSNHVAGLNFEGTNIGTDLRNDHPISITYDPSVDPKFNPASNGKVGNLPLYGSNHDQVECATCHNPHDETNRPFLRVSNSNSALCLTCHNI
- a CDS encoding PAS domain S-box protein, encoding MFQNIRIRTKIFWAIFLTVTISMITVIYMIHFHSEKQIVNEYEQIAIEDGKGKARALSNTFSHFERMANQIARSIPDISRWKDYLSNKYDIFPEIKRVFVVDNTGTILFQIPDSTRSAPFSGDSLRLLFSNLTPNREILRSLPNQLSSQKSILILSRITRLDKKQTPIRVLLEVDIPYIFNSVLNYPSEKRMIHYYFVNREGTILFTGDAEKVGRKISTIGPFKNLDREMVLKMFTAAGVRPFEILDRKNRTFIFQEPLESGQFGIVEEENLSPILKGFQPKPGFMGLFIALNLLIIFLISELIAAYFSRPLRSLVTALGSYQKNGILPSLSDFRNRRDEYGILAQEARGYIEEIEKKNQQIQKTLDQLRISEERYFQFLNHSPNMIFVAQNHKIIFVNTNATKILGLKIEDRIDSLNALMFKNLQGRMYPLLNISETYDRFPVEGTLFLDTKDLPVLVYYSKFSYENTDHELFILVDVSRVKQLEIKEKQMEWKLIESNRLASIGILVAGIAHNLNNPLNSIIGFTEILKMKYPDENEINAILKAANQMEKTVLMVTDRNKKEIIDQKMPVQLNELLADSLELLEMNYQFRYQLQKFTDFDPKLPPVFGRYSDFVISLEAFLYNAVEAMEKSEEKTLTVSTRAVDKGIQITISDTGVGIAKEDLDKIFLPFFTTKGFQDPNDNRRSYNTGMGLFMAYRLLETYGTTIDVKSEPNKGTTFIITIPIHSNS
- a CDS encoding response regulator; translated protein: MKILLIEDEKLLLWSLKRSLTREGFEVIAEDSGEKAFAWLSKYTFDWVITDFRLPGLNGLEVLREVKQCQPNVKTMLISAFGSPELRKSMEADGILCFLPKPFNIDELIKILRETSFHKIKKDRFFSPLLFIFN
- a CDS encoding 3'(2'),5'-bisphosphate nucleotidase CysQ; amino-acid sequence: MNLDMRLEAALSAARQAGTIIRRIYEGDFTVAYKDKEADDPVTLADRESDRKIKDILLNIFPDDGWLSEETLDSEERLTKEWVWIVDPMDGTREFVKHIPEFAISIGLVRKGEPVLGVILNPITEELFTAVKGKGALLNGKKIQVNSISSARDIRLLVSRTYTQKGKLDWLRNHFANFVPLGSIAYKMAAVAQGRGDAVISFHPQYEWDVCAGDILIREAGGVFLLPDGRPIRYNQKDAHLPAGTIGCPKSLAAELVHFVQTNWNRIEKGTQRAS